In the genome of Virgibacillus doumboii, the window CTTCCTTTTTTAAGATATATTCATAATGGATAATCAGAAATGGAGGATTCCTGATGGGAAAACGTAATGCTGTCATTCTTGCAGCCGGACAGGGTACCAGAATGAAGTCCAAATTGTACAAAGTGCTTCATCCCGTTTTGGGCCGTCCGATGGTACAGCATGTCATCGATCAATTAAATCCGTTGCATTTAGATGAAATGGTTACGATTGTCGGGCATGGTGCTGAAAAAGTAACGGAACATATTGGTGATCAGAGTAAATCAGTCGTCCAGAAAGAACAATTGGGAACTGGGCATGCCGTATTACAGGCAGAAGAGTTATTAAAAGATAAAGACGGAACAACAATTGTAGTATGTGGAGACACTCCATTAATCACAAGTGAAACATACAAGAAACTTTTCGAACATCATGAGCAAGTTGGTGCAAAGGCGACAATTTTAACGACAAAAGCTCCAAACCCTACAGGATACGGTAGGGTTATTCGTAATGAAAAAAATGAAGTCGAGCGGATTGTTGAACATAAAGATGCAACTGATGAAGAGTTGTTGGTTAATGAAATAAACACGGGAACATACTGCTTTGATAATAGGGCGCTTTTCGAAGCTTTACAGCAGGTTTCAAATGATAATGCACAGGGTGAGTATTATTTGCCGGATGTCATTGAAATTTTGCGGAATCAGAACGAAAAAGTCAGTGCATCCTTAACACCCGATTTTGAAGAAACACTTGGAGTCAATGATCGTGTCGCACTCGCACAGGCAGAAATGACAATGAAAAAGCGTATTAATGAAAATCATATGCGAAATGGTGTAACAATTATTGACCCTAATAACACGTACATTGATCCCGAGGTTGTCATTGAACAGGACGTATTAATCCAACCTGGATCGATTATCAAAGGTTCGTCGACAATAAAATCCGATGCAGTGATCGGTCCACACAGTGAAATTGATAATTGCATGGTTGGCGAAGCTTCCGTTGTTAAACAAAGTGTAGCGACTGACAGCAAGATTGGTGCACGTGTGAAGATTGGACCATATGCACACATCCGTCCGGAAGCAGCAATTGGCGATGAGGCAAAAATCGGCAACTTTGTTGAAGTGAAGAAGACGGTAATTGGCAATAATAGTAAGGTATCCCACTTGAGTTATATTGGTGATGCAGATGTTGGAAGCAATGTAAATATAGGATGTGGAACGATTACGGTTAATTATGATGGAAAGAATAAATTTTTGACAACTATTGAAGACGATGCATTTATTGGCTGTAATTCTAATTTAGTCGCTCCGGTAACTGTTGGAAAAGGTTCTTATGTTGCTGCCGGGTCGACGATTACCAAAAATATACCTGAAGATGCGCTATCTGTTGCCAGGGCAAGACAGACGAATAAAGAAGGTTATGCATCAAGAATCAGAAACAGACAAAAAGACTAATGGAGGGTTAACGTAATGGCGTCTGGCTACAAGGATCCGTATTTGAAAGTATTCTCACTAAACTCAAACCGTAAGTTGGCTGAAGACATTGCACGCCATATTGGTACAAATTTGGGCAAATGTACGGTTTCTGCTTTCAGTGACGGTGAAATTCAGATCAACATTGAGGAAAGTGTCCGGGGGTGTGATGTTTATGTTGTTCAGTCGACTTCTTCACCTGTCAATCAGCACATTATGGAACTGCTGATTATGATCGATGCCCTAAAACGTGCGTCAGCAAGATCAATCAATATCGTTATGCCATACTATGGTTATGCAAGACAGGACCGTAAAGCCAGGTCAAGAGAACCAATTACATCCAAACTCATAGCTGATCTGCTGGAAACAGCGGGAGCCGATCGTGTTATAACACTTGACCTGCACGCACCACAGATTCAAGGGTTCTTTGATATTCCAATCGACCACTTGCAGGGTGTACCGATTTTGTCCAATTACTTTGAAGAGAAAAACTTCGAGGATTTAGTAATTGTTTCACCTGATCATGGTGGTGTGACACGCGCGCGAAAAATGGCCGACCGGCTTAAAGCACCAATTGGTATAATTGATAAACGGCGTCCGCGCCCCAATGTTGCAGAAGTAATGAATATTGTTGGTAATATTGAAGGCAAGACAGCAATATTGATTGATGATATCATTGATACTGCAGGGACAATTACATTGGCAGCTAACGCATTAATCGAAAATGGAGCAAAAGAAGTATATGCATGCTGTACCCATCCTGTTTTATCAGGACCGGCAATTGAACGAATTGATAATTCGAAAATAAAAGAACTTGTTATTACCAACTCGATACCGCTTCCAGAGGAAAAACGAAGTAGCAAAGTCACCGAATTATCAGTTGCACCTTTAATAGGTGAAGCAATTACTCGTGTACATGAATTACAGTCAGTAAGTATTTTGTTTGATTAATGTTTAGATGATAAAATATACGGTATGAATTGATGTATATTTTGTCTATTCTTACTTTTATGTTTTAATAGATAAGAGATAATTTTTGCCATATAACCTTGGCCAACGCCGGGTTTTCAAATAATGGAGGGTGATAAACATGGCAGTAAAACTTAAAGCTACGAAACGGGAAGATCATACGAAATCTGCAACAAAGCAAATCAGGGAAAGTGGACAAGTCCCATCAGTTGTTTATGGAAAAGCTAAGGAAGCTAAATCAATCGCTGTAAATAGTATCGAGTTGGTAAAGACAGTCCGTGATGAAGGTCAAAATGCAATTATTTCGCTTGATGTTGAGGGTGACTCTTCTGTAGATGTTATGCTATATGATTATCAAATGGATCCATTGAAAGATGAATTGATTCACGTTGATTTCTATATCGTTAACATGGACGAGGAAATGGATGTTGAGGTACCGCTTCAATTGAATGGTGAAGCTCAGGGCGCTAAAGAAGGCGGCGTATTGCAACAGCCAATGTATGAATTGCAGGTACGGGCTAAGCCGGCCGACATTCCGGAAGAAATCAGTGTAGATATTTCAAATCTTGCAATTGGTGACAGCATCGCCATTGCTGATTTACCAAAAGCAAGCAACTATGAATTCCTTGAAGATCCTGATACGACGGTTGCTACTGTCTTACCGCCGGATACAGTAGAAGATGTGGAAGAAGCACCAGAAGATGAAAATGCTGAGCCGGAACTGGTTGGTGCTGAGGATAATGACGAGGAAGAAAAAAGCGAATAATAATACGACAAGCGTATAAACCCTCCTATTCGCGTAGGAGGGTTTTGCTTTATTTTGAAAAATATAACAAGTACAATGAATAGAGTTAATACTAATTAAAGGCTGTTTTCATATAGGTTGTTGTTTTTGACTGTGATCTACAACGAACACGGGCGGATTACCAGCAGTCCCCAGATAACGGCTGTCCGAAACTTCTGCAGAATAAAGGCGCTCCATATCCGACTCAACTTGCAATATGACGCGCATTGAGTGTATGCGTTCTGCGGGTCAGATAGCAAAACGGTTCCTCATTCCTCTAAAGTTTGGACAATCCACTGGAAAAGCATTGAAGCGGATTTTGTTTCCGCTATTTTAAAATTGGGGTTATTTTTCTCTGGCCTGTACGGGTGGCCATGTTTCAGCGAAATACTTGCAAAGCAATACCAGGAGCGTTCCAAAGTGGTATCTAGGTATTTATAAAATTTTGCAGTGGTCAAAAACAAAGATAAAAAGCAAAAAAATTACGAAAATAGCCAGATTAAAGGAAGAATCAAAATGAAATGTATAGTAGGGTTAGGAAATCCTGGAAAAAAATATAAAAAAACACGCCATAATGCGGGGTTCATGGTAATAGATGAATTGGTTGACCGCCATCATTGGAAACTGAAGAAAGATAAGTTTAATGGGAAATCCACAGTTGAGTTTATCGATGGTGAAAAGGTAGTTCTGCTTAAGCCACAGACATATATGAACCTTTCCGGTGAATCTGTTCGTCCATTGATGGATTTTTATGATATAGCTATCGATGATGTGCTTGTTATCTATGATGATTTGGACCTTCCAACAGCAAAAATCCGTTTGCGGCAAAAGGGTGGCCATGGCGGCCATAATGGTATCCGGTCTATAATTGATCACTTGGGGACAAAAGAGTTCAAACGGTTGAGGTTCGGAGTGGGAAGACCGTCTACTCCGGTGCCGGTAATTGATTATGTGCTTGGTTCCTTTCCAAAAGAAGACCAGAAAGACGTCGATCTGAGCATTAAAAAGGCTGCAGATGCTTGTGAAGCGTGGTTGAAGCAACCTTTTCCTGAAGTTATGAATGAATTTAATCAGTAGGAATCACATATAGTATAAAAATATGCTTTTCGGATAAACTTTATGGTACCCCATGTTTATTCGAGGAGGTTTTTATATGTCTATTGTCTATAATTGCAGACATTGCGGACATGAGATTGGTAAGTTGAATCAGGAGACAGTTGATACATCGATGCTTGGATTGGATAAATTATCAGCTGAGGATCAGAAGGAAATGATTCACTATCAGAATAATGGTGATGTTCACATACAAACGATCTGTGAGAACTGTGAGGAATCGCTCGGCAGCCATCCACAGTATCATGAACTGGATTACTTTATACAATAAGGCTGTTTTCGTATAGATTGTTGTTTTAGACTTAAAAGATATAGACTGCGAACTACATCTGGCTAGTACATTTAGTGAGGCTTTCTAGCCCCCGCAGCTGGAATAGACTCGCTTTCCGCGGGAAGCTGGTGAGCCCCCCTCAAGCTATCGCTTTTCGGGGTCTCACCTAGGCTTTTCTTCCCGCAGGAGTCTCGCCTATTCCAGCTGCTGGTTTTGGTTTGAACTACCCAGAAAACTACATTGTTAATCTA includes:
- the pth gene encoding aminoacyl-tRNA hydrolase; translated protein: MKCIVGLGNPGKKYKKTRHNAGFMVIDELVDRHHWKLKKDKFNGKSTVEFIDGEKVVLLKPQTYMNLSGESVRPLMDFYDIAIDDVLVIYDDLDLPTAKIRLRQKGGHGGHNGIRSIIDHLGTKEFKRLRFGVGRPSTPVPVIDYVLGSFPKEDQKDVDLSIKKAADACEAWLKQPFPEVMNEFNQ
- a CDS encoding 50S ribosomal protein L25/general stress protein Ctc, which produces MAVKLKATKREDHTKSATKQIRESGQVPSVVYGKAKEAKSIAVNSIELVKTVRDEGQNAIISLDVEGDSSVDVMLYDYQMDPLKDELIHVDFYIVNMDEEMDVEVPLQLNGEAQGAKEGGVLQQPMYELQVRAKPADIPEEISVDISNLAIGDSIAIADLPKASNYEFLEDPDTTVATVLPPDTVEDVEEAPEDENAEPELVGAEDNDEEEKSE
- a CDS encoding anti-sigma-F factor Fin family protein, producing MSIVYNCRHCGHEIGKLNQETVDTSMLGLDKLSAEDQKEMIHYQNNGDVHIQTICENCEESLGSHPQYHELDYFIQ
- the glmU gene encoding bifunctional UDP-N-acetylglucosamine diphosphorylase/glucosamine-1-phosphate N-acetyltransferase GlmU, with product MGKRNAVILAAGQGTRMKSKLYKVLHPVLGRPMVQHVIDQLNPLHLDEMVTIVGHGAEKVTEHIGDQSKSVVQKEQLGTGHAVLQAEELLKDKDGTTIVVCGDTPLITSETYKKLFEHHEQVGAKATILTTKAPNPTGYGRVIRNEKNEVERIVEHKDATDEELLVNEINTGTYCFDNRALFEALQQVSNDNAQGEYYLPDVIEILRNQNEKVSASLTPDFEETLGVNDRVALAQAEMTMKKRINENHMRNGVTIIDPNNTYIDPEVVIEQDVLIQPGSIIKGSSTIKSDAVIGPHSEIDNCMVGEASVVKQSVATDSKIGARVKIGPYAHIRPEAAIGDEAKIGNFVEVKKTVIGNNSKVSHLSYIGDADVGSNVNIGCGTITVNYDGKNKFLTTIEDDAFIGCNSNLVAPVTVGKGSYVAAGSTITKNIPEDALSVARARQTNKEGYASRIRNRQKD
- a CDS encoding ribose-phosphate diphosphokinase codes for the protein MASGYKDPYLKVFSLNSNRKLAEDIARHIGTNLGKCTVSAFSDGEIQINIEESVRGCDVYVVQSTSSPVNQHIMELLIMIDALKRASARSINIVMPYYGYARQDRKARSREPITSKLIADLLETAGADRVITLDLHAPQIQGFFDIPIDHLQGVPILSNYFEEKNFEDLVIVSPDHGGVTRARKMADRLKAPIGIIDKRRPRPNVAEVMNIVGNIEGKTAILIDDIIDTAGTITLAANALIENGAKEVYACCTHPVLSGPAIERIDNSKIKELVITNSIPLPEEKRSSKVTELSVAPLIGEAITRVHELQSVSILFD